One window from the genome of Diorhabda sublineata isolate icDioSubl1.1 chromosome 10, icDioSubl1.1, whole genome shotgun sequence encodes:
- the LOC130449943 gene encoding uncharacterized protein LOC130449943: protein MSVLNICGVLERVGDKEGAVKFFQHRGIIKKVRRLCRKKHLMTVTFSGNYDRCICSKRSCREEKGLRIGTWLDGTILSLKTIALFIYAWSQEYSLCKFLERELAMSREAMSDWRNYLREVCANSLLRDKRKIGGTGMTVEIDKYEFMWSSRYKNVDSKILLISIQNYEKYYTLLFTYMFHK, encoded by the exons ATGTCCGTTCTAAACATTTGCGGTGTGTTAGAACGTGTAGGAGATAAAGAAGGTGCAGTAAAATTCTTTCAACACCgtggtataataaaaaaagtgcgGCGTTTGTGCAGGAAGAAACATCTTATGACTGTTACGTTCAGCGGTAACTACGATCGGTGCATATGCAGTAAACGTTCTTGTAGGGAAGAGAAGGGACTAAGGATCGGTACATGGTTGGATGGTACCATACTATCATTAAAGACCATCGCTCTTTTCATATATGCCTGGTCTCAGGAGTATTCCTTGTGCAAATTTTTAGAACGAGAGCTGGCTATGAGTAGGGAGGCTATGAGCGATTGGAGGAATTATTTAAGGGAAGTTTGTGCGAACTCATTGCTCCGAGATAAAAGGAAGATCGGAGGAACCGGCATGACTGTGGAGATAGACAAGTACGAGTTCATGTGGAGTTCtag atataaaaATGTCGACTCGAAGATATTGCTGATTTCgatacaaaattatgaaaaatattatacacttttatttacatatatgtttcataaataa